TCGGGTCCACGTCCTGGCGGAGCGTGCGGCCGAGGGCGGCGGCGAGCTGCTTGCGGTCCTGGATGGCGGCGATCTCGGCGAGGTGCGGCTTGAGGGGGTCGAGGCCGCGCTGCTCAATGCCGGCCTCGTCCATGTAGGAGGCGTAAAGGTCGGCGAGCTTGCGGTTCTCGGTGCCGGCGGCGGGGTTCGACTTCGCGATCTCCTCGATCAGGTCGTTGGTGCGCTTGTTGGAGAGGTCGGCGAGCTTGTTGAAGACGCCGACGGAGGCGCGGTCCGCGGGGATCTCGAGCGGCTTGAGGTAGGCGCCGTTGGCGAATTCGAAGAAGTCGTCGCCGGGGCGCACGGACCTGTCGATGTGCGACGCCTGGATGCCGTGGGTGGCGGGCGCCGCGGCGTGTTGCGCATAGAGAGGTAAGAGGGCGAGCGAAAAGAGAACCAGCAGGCAGGAAAGCCGTCGGGTGAGTCTCACAGGTGCCTCCGGATGGGCGTAGAGAACCAGATATCTTAGACGGACAGCACGGCCCGAGGCGAGCAAGGACGCGCGGGCGCGCCCTCGGGGTCGAGGGAAAGCGCGCCCTCGGGGTCGAGGGCGCTACACTCGGTGGTTTGAGGTGTACCATCGCCGCGAAAGGCGGTACCCATGCGCTGGAAGGCATTCATAGCATTCGCGGTGTTGATGGCCCTGACGTCGTTCGCGGACAGCAAGAAGGCGACGGTGACGGGCTACGTGATCGATTCGGCGTGCGCCTACACCAAGGACCTGGACCGGCCGATCAGCGAGCAGTGCGCGCAGGAGTGCGCGAAAGCGGGGTCGCCCCTGGTCATCCTGGCGGAGGACGGCACGGTGTACTGGCCGATCGACAACGCGCGCCCGGCGCACGGGCAGAACAAGCGCCTGATGAAGGTCGCGGGGAAGAAAGTGACGGTGAGCGGCCAGGTGCACGACCGCGGCGGGTCGAAAGCGATCGTGATCGAGACGGTGGAAGCGTCGAAGTAACACTTCGTGCCGCCCTATTGGCACGGCTCAAGCCTTGCCCTGATACGAGTCCCTCGCGTTGACCGTATTTTTTCGCGCATGATATAAAAGTCTGTTCTCGGGGTGCTTACGCGCGTCATTGGGCGCGCATCCCATGAGGACTGGAGCGCGGCCAAGCCTGTACTTTCACTGTCCTGGTGGAAGCGCTGCTCCGAACTGCCGGCCCAGTTCGCCGGCCCAGACGATCCCAACGTCCTAGTTTCGGAGGAATCCGTATGTTCCACTCGCTCGCCGCGAGAACTTCGCGCCGCGTCTTTGCTGCGCTGGCACTGCTGGCGCTGCTCGCCCTCTCCACCACCGCATTCGCCCAAGCCGCGCCGGAACCGGCGCCCGCGCAGCAGGCCGTCGAACACAAGGGCGGCGGCGAAGCCTCGCTCAAGCTCCCGGACCTCTCGTCGGAGCAGTTCCTCGGCATCGACGGGCACACGCTGCTGCTGTTCGGGCTGATCGTGTGCGCGCTCGGCATGGCCTTCGGCCTGATGATGTACATGAACCTGAAGAATCTGCCGGTGCACCGCGCGATGCGGGAGATCTCGGAGCTGATCTACGAGACCTGCAAGACGTACCTGATCACGCAGGGGAAGTTCATCCTGCTGCTGTGGGTGTTCATCGCCATCGTGATCGTGGCGTACTTCGGGTTCCTGCACCCGGTGGAGGCGCACCCGGTGAGCGTGACCGTGCCGATCATCCTGCTGTTCTCGATCATCGGGATCGCGGGCAGCTACGGGGTGGCGTGGTTCGGGATCCGGGTGAACACGTTCGCGAACTCGCGCACGGCGTTCGCGTCGCTGCGCGGCAAGCCGTACCCGATCTACAACATCCCGTTGAAGGCCGGCATGAGCATCGGCATGATGCTGATCTCGGTGGAGCTGCTGATCATGCTGGCGATCCTGCTGTTCATCCCGGGGGATTACGCGGGGCCGTGTTTCATCGGGTTCGCCATCGGCGAGTCGCTGGGCGCGGCGGCGCTGCGCATCGCGGGCGGCATCTTCACCAAGATCGCGGACATCGGCTCGGACCTGATGAAGATCGTCTTCAAGATCAAGGAAGACGACGCGCGCAACCCGGGCGTGATCGCCGACTGCACGGGCGACAACGCGGGCGATTCGGTGGGGCCGTCGGCCGACGGCTTCGAGACCTACGGCGTGACGGGCGTGGCGCTGATCAC
This portion of the Terriglobales bacterium genome encodes:
- a CDS encoding sodium/proton-translocating pyrophosphatase encodes the protein MFHSLAARTSRRVFAALALLALLALSTTAFAQAAPEPAPAQQAVEHKGGGEASLKLPDLSSEQFLGIDGHTLLLFGLIVCALGMAFGLMMYMNLKNLPVHRAMREISELIYETCKTYLITQGKFILLLWVFIAIVIVAYFGFLHPVEAHPVSVTVPIILLFSIIGIAGSYGVAWFGIRVNTFANSRTAFASLRGKPYPIYNIPLKAGMSIGMMLISVELLIMLAILLFIPGDYAGPCFIGFAIGESLGAAALRIAGGIFTKIADIGSDLMKIVFKIKEDDARNPGVIADCTGDNAGDSVGPSADGFETYGVTGVALITFILLAVKSPAVQVQLLVWIFAMRVMMIIASAGSYMLNEAFAKARYGNADKFNFEAPLTRL